The Miscanthus floridulus cultivar M001 chromosome 7, ASM1932011v1, whole genome shotgun sequence genome includes a region encoding these proteins:
- the LOC136462925 gene encoding amino acid transporter AVT6A-like, with protein sequence MGIGNGSSSNVSHKAMQDETTPLLPIKAEEDAVHEFDGASFSGAVFNLSTTIVGAGIMALPASIKMLGLIPGILMIILVALLTEASIDMLVRCSHQGKITSYGWLMGDTFGQWGRIALQASVVINNVGVLIVYMIIIGDVLSGTSSTGVHHSGVFEGWFGPHMWNSRPIVLLATTLLVFAPLVSFKRLDSLRYTSALSVALAVVFVVITAGVAIVRLIQGTVEIPKLFPEIDGVSSVWKLFTAVPVLVTAYICHYNVHSIDNELEDKTQIKPIVQTSLGLCSSVYVATSFFAYLLFGEATLADVLANFDSDLRIPFSSVFNDIVRVSYVVHIMLVFPIVFFALRLNLDGLLFPTARHISRDNRRFTIITISLIAVIYLAAIFIPSIWDAFQFTGATAAVLIGFIFPAMIILRDPYGVSTKRDKVLAVTMIVLAVVSNSVALYSDALNIFYRKQEA encoded by the exons ATGGGTATTGGGAACGGATCATCAAGCAATGTGTCGCACAAAGCGATGCAAGATGAGACCACGCCGCTTCTCCCGATCAAAGCTGAGGAGGACGCAGTTCATGAGTTCGACGGAGCTTCTTTCTCTGGTGCTGTCTTCAATCTGTCGACGACCATTGTAGGGGCCGGAATCATGGCTCTGCCTGCGAGTATCAAGATGCTAGGTCTTATCCCCGGTATTCTAATGATCATCCTTGTGGCGTTGCTCACCGAGGCATCCATTGACATGCTGGTCAGGTGCAGCCACCAGGGCAAGATTACATCCTACGGGTGGTTGATGGGTGACACCTTTGGTCAGTGGGGGAGAATTGCACTACAGGCATCCGTGGTGATAAACAATGTCGGCGTGTTGATTGTATACATGATTATTATTG GTGATGTCCTATCAGGAACATCATCAACAGGTGTTCATCACAGTGGTGTATTTGAGGGGTGGTTTGGACCTCATATGTGGAATTCTCGTCCCATTGTACTTCTCGCTACAACTCTTCTTGTGTTTGCTCCATTGGTGAGCTTTAAGCGTTTGG ATTCATTGAGATACACATCTGCACTATCAGTTGCTCTTGCTGTGGTTTTTGTTGTCATCACTGCTGGGGTTGCTATTGTCAGACTCATCCAAGGAACTGTGGAGATCCCCAAACTCTTTCCTGAGATAGATGGAGTTAGTTCCGTCTGGAAACTGTTCACAGCTGTGCCTGTTCTTGTCACTGCCTACATCTGCCACTACAATG TTCACAGCATTGATAATGAGCTGGAGGACAAGACTCAAATTAAACCAATTGTACAGACCTCACTGGGACTCTGCTCAAGTGTTTATGTTGCAACAAGCTTCTTCGCATATCTCCTCTTTGGCGAGGCTACCCTGGCTGATGTGCTTGCCAACTTTGACTCTGATCTTCGCATTCCATTCAGCTCTGTCTTCAATGACATAGTGAGAGTGAGCTATGTTGTCCATATCATGCTTGTCTTTCCTATAGTCTTCTTTGCCCTTAGGCTCAACTTGGATGGATTACTCTTCCCCACCGCAAGGCACATTTCCCGTGACAACAGGAGGTTCACCATTATCACCATCTCACTCATTGCTGTAATTTATCTTGCTGCCATCTTCATACCGAGCATCTGGGATGCATTCCAATTCACTGGCGCCACAGCTGCTGTGCTTATCGGTTTCATCTTTCCTGCCATGATTATACTCAG GGATCCATATGGTGTTTCAACCAAGCGTGACAAGGTTTTGGCAGTAACAATGATTGTGCTTGCTGTGGTGTCCAATTCTGTGGCCCTGTACAGCGATGCGCTCAACATCTTCTACAGGAAGCAGGAGGCCTAG
- the LOC136462924 gene encoding biogenesis of lysosome-related organelles complex 1 subunit 2-like translates to MASANPTEAEAVGRRDELSESLAELFTNVSLMVRGELQGTNNQLALLEKMNDRVAQEYSNYGDIAAGLRVFVEQLNEKNRGFDDYVSQIDAIDQQVTEFEAVVSMLDKHIALLEKKVKSAYHISSTQ, encoded by the exons ATGGCGAGTGCGAACCCgacggaggcggaggcggtgggGCGGCGGGATGAGCTATCGGAGTCGCTGGCTGAGCTCTTCACCAACGTCTCCCTCatggtccgcggcgagctccag GGGACTAACAATCAGCTGGCTCTGCTTGAGAAGATGAATGACCGTGTAGCACAGGAATACAGCAACTATGGTGACATTGCCGCCGGTCTGCGAGTCTTTGTCGAGCAGCTGAACGAGAAAAACCGAGGCTTCGACGATTACGTGTCGCAGATCGATGCGATAGATCAACAGGTGACTGAGTTTGAGGCTGTGGTGTCCATGCTCGACAAGCACATTGCCCTCTTGGAAAAGAAAGTAAAATCGGCTTATCACATTTCTTCTACCCAATGA
- the LOC136466765 gene encoding disease resistance protein RPM1-like → MAEAAVVLALSKLVTSFGAASLRAFIKKEVTLSQDLPRTAKRIERELDMIHHFLSQVGSKIYSNTVLEGWIVRVRKVAYCVEDIIDEYCYNIDLLQEEGFFKRVIRTTYYANAFRVIASEMKDIEEEIKHLSQLKRDYREMFNELLDNTTNNTKIQSLTYNENPRAIKVDDIVGMKEYLELLQKWLDPKELKRIVVSVWGFGGLGKTTLVRKVYDREMGLKSFDCYAWVKISHSYDIRVIFRQLIQELNKDYGETPADVGIMHCDKLGDALWGALSNKRYFIVLDDVWDTRAFNELSDLLVDNHKGSRIIITTRNNDVASLAQEMYKMKLNPLGADDAFELFCRRTFQNSNMECPCHLKELSKQIVNKCGGLPLAINAIGNVLAVQEPDEITWRRMDNQFKCELEDNPRLDKVRSALSISFAYLPRHLKNCFLYCSMFPQDYIFTHEQIVKLWIAEGFVSHRGQSTLEEVANGYFTELIHRSMLQLVENDETGRVVKCRMHDIVRELTLSFSRKERFGMADITNLENKDDVRRLLLSNPDQVNQLITSRMDFPHLRTFIATREVASDQLLCLLISKYKYLSVLELRESPITKIPENIGNLFNLHYLGLRRTRVKSLPRSIKRLLNLETLDLKSTCIATLPKEVSRLKKLRHLFAEKLADEKKQHLRYFQGVKFPDGIFDLVQLQTLKTVEATKRSVELLKRLPELRLLCVENVRHADCRILFASISNMQHLYSLLISAKDLEEPLNFAAFDPRHTQLEKLTIRGCWDNETFRGPVFCEYGINIKYLTLTFCENDADPLSSISLSMPNLIFLSIRQGCWADDIIVRAGWFRQLKTLYLENLDRLKRLFIEEGALVRLEVLLMLSLTSLKEVPKGLELVSSLKKLNVSMQPPEFKLEWERDNWTMKLHHVQEICV, encoded by the coding sequence ATGGCAGAGGCAGCAGTAGTCCTAGCTCTTAGCAAACTTGTTACCTCTTTTGGAGCAGCGTCACTGAGGGCTTTCATAAAGAAAGAAGTCACACTGTCGCAAGATTTACCAAGGACTGCGAAACGCATTGAAAGGGAATTGGACATGATTCATCATTTCTTAAGCCAAGTTGGATCAAAAATCTACAGCAATACAGTTCTTGAAGGCTGGATAGTGAGGGTGAGGAAGGTTGCTTATTGTGTCGAGGACATAATAGATGAGTACTGCTATAACATTGATCTATTACAGGAAGAAGGATTTTTCAAGAGGGTGATACGCACAACCTACTATGCAAATGCTTTTCGTGTCATTGCTTCAGAAATGAAAGACATTGAGGAAGAGATCAAACACCTGTCACAACTGAAAAGAGACTACAGAGAAATGTTCAATGAGTTACTTGACAACACAACTAACAATACTAAAATTCAATCCCTAACATATAATGAGAATCCTCGTGCCATTAAAGTAGATGACATTGTCGGCATGAAGGAATACTTGGAACTGCTGCAAAAATGGCTAGATCCCAAGGAATTAAAGCGGATAGTAGTATCAGTGTGGGGTTTTGGTGGGTTAGGTAAAACTACCCTAGTCAGGAAGGTTTACGACAGGGAAATGGGACTGAAAAGTTTTGATTGTTATGCATGGGTTAAAATATCACATAGTTATGACATTCGTGTTATATTTAGGCAGTTGATTCAGGAGCTAAATAAGGACTATGGCGAAACTCCTGCTGATGTCGGTATTATGCACTGTGATAAGCTCGGTGATGCATTATGGGGAGCATTATCAAATAAGAGGTACTTTATTGTACTCGATGATGTTTGGGATACAAGAGCTTTTAATGAGTTATCTGACCTGTTGGTGGATAACCATAAAGGAAGTCGGATAATTATCACAACCAGGAATAATGATGTTGCTtcattagcacaagaaatgtACAAGATGAAGCTTAACCCACTCGGTGCTGATGATGCATTTGAACTCTTTTGTAGAAGGACTTTCCAGAATAGCAACATGGAGTGCCCCTGTCATCTCAAGGAATTATCTAAGCAGATAGTGAACAAGTGTGGAGGTTTGCCACTAGCAATTAATGCGATAGGAAATGTACTAGCAGTACAGGAACCAGACGAGATAACATGGAGAAGAATGGATAATCAGTTTAAATGTGAGTTGGAGGACAACCCTAGGCTAGACAAAGTAAGGAGTGCACTGAGCATAAGCTTCGCGTACCTTCCAAGACACCTCAAGAACTGCTTTTTGTATTGTAGCATGTTCCCACAAGATTATATTTTCACACATGAGCAGATTGTCAAGCTATGGATAGCCGAGGGTTTTGTTTCACACAGAGGGCAAAGTACATTAGAGGAGGTTGCAAACGGCTATTTTACTGAGTTGATTCATCGAAGCATGTTGCAACTTGTGGAGAATGATGAGACTGGCAGAGTGGTAAAATGCAGGATGCATGACATTGTGAGAGAATTAACTCTCTCATTTTCCAGGAAGGAAAGATTTGGTATGGCAGATATAACAAACCTTGAGAACAAGGACGATGTTCGTAGATTATTGTTGTCAAACCCTGATCAGGTGAATCAGCTGATAACATCAAGAATGGATTTTCCACACCTTCGAACATTTATTGCAACCAGAGAAGTTGCAAGTGACCAGTTGTTATGCTTATTGATTTCCAAGTATAAATACCTTTCTGTTCTGGAGCTGCGAGAGTCACCCATTACCAAGATCCCGGAAAATATTGGGAATTTGTTCAATCTGCATTACCTTGGCCTGAGGAGAACGCGTGTTAAGTCCCTCCCAAGGTCAATTAAAAGGCTTTTGAATTTGGAAACGCTGGACCTGAAGTCAACTTGCATTGCAACCCTGCCAAAAGAGGTATCCAGGCTCAAGAAACTGAGGCACTTATTTGCTGAGAAATTGGCTGACGAAAAAAAGCAGCATTTACGCTACTTTCAGGGTGTGAAGTTTCCAGACGGAATTTTTGACTTGGTACAGCTGCAAACTCTCAAGACTGTCGAAGCAACCAAGAGATCAGTGGAGCTGTTGAAACGTCTGCCCGAGCTGAGGCTTCTGTGTGTTGAGAATGTACGCCATGCTGACTGCAGGATACTGTTTGCATCCATCTCAAATATGCAGCACCTCTATAGCTTGCTCATCAGCGCCAAGGATCTAGAGGAACCTCTGAATTTTGCTGCTTTCGATCCTAGACATACACAGCTAGAGAAACTCACTATCAGAGGATGCTGGGACAATGAGACCTTCAGGGGACCAGTGTTCTGTGAGTATGGTATCAACATAAAGTATCTGACACTAACCTTTTGTGAAAATGATGCTGATCCACTGTCCTCAATCTCATTGAGCATGCCTAACCTGATATTCTTGAGCATCCGCCAGGGATGCTGGGCTGATGACATAATAGTACGTGCGGGATGGTTTCGTCAACTGAAAACCCTTTACTTGGAGAACCTGGACCGACTAAAGAGACTGTTTATCGAGGAAGGTGCCCTTGTCCGGCTTGAAGTGCTTCTTATGTTGTCTCTAACGTCTCTCAAGGAAGTTCCTAAAGGTTTGGAGCTTGTTTCATCCCTCAAGAAGCTTAATGTCTCAATGCAACCCCCTGAATTTAAGTTAGAATGGGAAAGAGACAACTGGACGATGAAGCTGCACCACGTCCAAGAAATATGTGTGTAA